A window of Mangifera indica cultivar Alphonso chromosome 11, CATAS_Mindica_2.1, whole genome shotgun sequence contains these coding sequences:
- the LOC123228877 gene encoding uncharacterized protein LOC123228877: protein MLETMESSVNGGFSHLQSCGDSSEEELSVLPRHTKVVVTGNNRTKSVLVGLQGVVKKAVGLGGWHWLVLTNGIEVKLQRNALSVIEAPTGNEEDDDLEFDNGPWNVSDMASDDTQKSHRSRHRTHKSTGSSNKTMSRSLSCDSQSKGSVTTPHGSMRVDLSKLEMAALWRYWRHFNLVDAIPNPSKEQLIDVVQRHFMSQQLDELQVIMGFVQAAKRLKTVCK, encoded by the exons ATGCTTGAAACAATGGAGAGTTCAGTTAATGGCGGGTTTTCACACTTGCAGAGCTGTGGAGATAGCAGTGAAGAAGAGCTATCTGTGCTTCCACGTCACACTAAGGTTGTAGTTACCGGGAATAACCGTACTAAATCGGTTCTTGTGGGCCTTCAAGGTGTTGTTAAGAAGGCCGTTGGCCTTGGGGGCTGGCATTGGCTG GTTCTAACTAATGGGATAGAAGTGAAACTGCAAAGGAATGCCCTCAGTGTGATTGAAGCTCCTACTGgtaatgaagaagatgatgaccTTGAATTTGACAATGGGCCTTGGAATGTATCAGATATGG CATCCGATGACACTCAAAAGTCCCACAGATCAAGGCATAGAACACATAAATCAACTGGTTCATCTAACAAGACTATGAGCAGGTCTCTCTCTTGTGACTCCCAGTCAAAGGGATCTGTTACTACTCCCCATGGGTCCAtg AGGGTTGACCTTAGCAAACTGGAAATGGCTGCGTTGTGGAGATATTGGCGACACTTCAATCTT GTGGATGCTATCCCCAATCCATCAAAGGAACAACTAATTGATGTGGTTCAGAGACATTTTATGTCACAG CAACTGGATGAGCTGCAGGTGATTATGGGGTTTGTTCAGGCGGCTAAGAGACTCAAGACAGTATGCAAATGA